The following is a genomic window from candidate division WOR-3 bacterium.
CCCGATTTTTAATATTTTATGATAAATATCAAAGTTTTTAAGTTGATTGGTGAAGAAGATATCAAAGAGAAAGTTAAAGAACTGGCTGATAGAATAAGTAAAGATTATTGCAATAAGGATTTGGTTTTGATCGGTGTGCTAAAAGGTGCCTTTGTCTTTCTAGCTGATTTAATCAGAAACTTAACCATTCCCTGTTGTTGTGATTTTATAAAAGTTAGTAGCTATGGCCAAGGTACCGAAACTTCAGGAGTAGTGAAAATTGTGGCTGATATCTCAACACCAATTGAAAATAAAGATGTCTTATTGGTAGAAGATATTGTTGATACCGGTTTAACTTTGAAGTATTTAATTGACCATTTATCTCTTAAGAAGCCAAAGTCATTAAAAATTTGTGCCTTGCTTGATAAACCTGAAAAACATAGATTAAAAATTTCGATTGATTATCTTGGTTTTACTATTCCAAACAAGTTTGTTGTTGGGTATGGAATCGATTATGATGAAAAATTTCGTTATCTTCCTTATATTGGTTATATTGAATTAAATGAAAAAGAATAATCTCTTCTCGTTAATAAAAGCAGCAAAAGGAGAAAAGAAAGGTTCTTTACTTATTAAAAATTGCCAACTTTTAAATCTTTTTACGGGCGAATTAGAAGAGACAAATATTTTAATTGATGGTGACTATATCTGCGGTATTGGTAAGGAATATCACGATGGAGAAAGAATAATTGATGGCAAAGGCTTATATGCACTGCCAGGATTTATTGAAAGTCATATTCATATCGAGAGTTCCCTCTTATCATTGGCAGAATTTAGTTATTATGCCTTGCTTTCAGGAACCACTACTTGTGTTTGCGATCCCCATGAGATTACTAATGTCTTAGGAATTGACGGCATAAAATATTTCTTAAAGGAAAGTGAAAATTTAATACTCAATTTTTATTTTTATTTTCCTTCTTGTGTGCCAGCAACACCTTTTGAAGACCTGCCTTTTAAAATCTCTCTTGCTTCTTTTCTCAAACTACTCAAAAACAAAAGAATAATTGGTTTAGGCGAAGTGATGAATTTTCCTGGAGTGATAAATTGCGAAAAAGATTTAATTAACAAAATTTATTATACACAAAAATTTAACAAAATTATTGATGGCCATTCTCCTTTACTTTTGGGAACTAATCTAAATGCCTATCTTTCTTCGGGTATCTATTCTGACCACGAAATAACCAACTTAGAAGAAGCAAAAGAAAAATTGAAAAAAGGGATGTGGTTAATGATAAGGGAAGGGAGTGCGGCCAAAAATTTTTTAGATTTAAAAGAGATAATAAAATCTGATAGTATTGACCGCTTGATCTTTATTTCCGATGATATTCATCCCGAAGAACTTATCAATTTAGGTCATTTAAACCGAATATTAAAAAAGGCAATCAATCATAATATTCCTGTTCATTGGGCAGTGAGAATGGTTAGCTTTAATCCAGCAAATTTCTTTGGTTTTAAAAGGTTGGGATTAGTGGCACCAGGTTATCGAGCAGACGTAAATCTTGTGGATAATTTGAAAGATTTTAAAACTATCTATCTTATCAAAGATGGTAAATTGGTGGTTGATAACGGTAAGATTTTAGATATTAGAAAAGCAGGTTATTCATTTTCTCTAATTAAAAAAATTTACCAAACTATAAAAGTAAAAAAGATAAAAAAAGAACTTCTAAAGGTCTTCGGAAACCGGAGGGGGTTATTACGAGTGATTAAAATTATTCCTAACCAAATTATTACCGAAGAACTTTTAACTTATCCAAAAATGGAAAATGATTTGGTAGTAAGTGACCGAGAAAGGGATATATTAAAACTGGTTGTTATTAATCGACATAAAAAAGAACCACAAATGGGTATTGGT
Proteins encoded in this region:
- the hpt gene encoding hypoxanthine phosphoribosyltransferase produces the protein MINIKVFKLIGEEDIKEKVKELADRISKDYCNKDLVLIGVLKGAFVFLADLIRNLTIPCCCDFIKVSSYGQGTETSGVVKIVADISTPIENKDVLLVEDIVDTGLTLKYLIDHLSLKKPKSLKICALLDKPEKHRLKISIDYLGFTIPNKFVVGYGIDYDEKFRYLPYIGYIELNEKE
- the ade gene encoding adenine deaminase, with protein sequence MKKNNLFSLIKAAKGEKKGSLLIKNCQLLNLFTGELEETNILIDGDYICGIGKEYHDGERIIDGKGLYALPGFIESHIHIESSLLSLAEFSYYALLSGTTTCVCDPHEITNVLGIDGIKYFLKESENLILNFYFYFPSCVPATPFEDLPFKISLASFLKLLKNKRIIGLGEVMNFPGVINCEKDLINKIYYTQKFNKIIDGHSPLLLGTNLNAYLSSGIYSDHEITNLEEAKEKLKKGMWLMIREGSAAKNFLDLKEIIKSDSIDRLIFISDDIHPEELINLGHLNRILKKAINHNIPVHWAVRMVSFNPANFFGFKRLGLVAPGYRADVNLVDNLKDFKTIYLIKDGKLVVDNGKILDIRKAGYSFSLIKKIYQTIKVKKIKKELLKVFGNRRGLLRVIKIIPNQIITEELLTYPKMENDLVVSDRERDILKLVVINRHKKEPQMGIGFVTGFNLKEGAIASSVAHDSHHLVACGVDDESIVTAINKIIEEQGGLAISREKEILSFLPLKIAGLMANLKAPEVASSLNLLLNLTKKLGCTLENPFITLSFLALPVIPELKLTDKGYFSAKNWQFISLWS